A genome region from Equus caballus isolate H_3958 breed thoroughbred chromosome 19, TB-T2T, whole genome shotgun sequence includes the following:
- the SLC2A2 gene encoding solute carrier family 2, facilitated glucose transporter member 2, protein MTEHKVTGTLAFTVFTAVLGSFQFGYDIGVINAPQEVIISHYRHVLGVPLDDRKAINNYAINSTKELPTVPSLRTPTPTSSAEEEAMASASHIIMLWSLSVSSFAVGGMFASFFGGWLGDRLGRIKAMLVANIFSIVGALLMGFSKLGPSHILIISGRGISGLYCGLISGLVPMYIGEVAPTTLRGAIGTLHQLAIVTGILISQIVGLDFILGNQKLWHILLGLSAVPAVLQSLMLFFCPESPRYLYIKLDEEVKASKSLKRLRGGADVTKDIIEMRKEKEEASSEQKVSILQLFTNSSYRQPILVALMLHLAQQFSGINGIFYYSTSIFQTAGISQPVYATIGVGVVNTVFTVVSVFLVEKAGRRSLFLIGMSGMFLCAIFMSVGLMLLNKLAWMSYVSMTAIFLFVSFFEIGPGPIPWFIVAEFFSQGPRPAALAIAAFSNWTCNFIVALCFPYIADFCGPYVFFLFAGVVLAFTLFTFFKVPETKGKSFEEIAAEFRKKSGSAQAPKAAVEMEFLGATETA, encoded by the exons ATGACAGAACATAAG GTCACTGGGACCTTGGCGTTCACTGTCTTCACTGCCGTGCTGGGTTCCTTCCAGTTTGGATATGACATTGGTGTGATCAATGCACCTCAAGAG gtAATAATATCCCATTATAGACACGTTTTGGGTGTTCCACTGGATGACCGAAAAGCTATTAATAACTATGCTATCAACAGTACGAAGGAACTGCCCACAGTCCCATCCCTAAGGACTCCAACACCAACTTCTTCGGCTGAGGAAGAGGCTATGGCATCTGCCAGCCACATCATCATGTTGTGGTCCCTGTCTGTGTCCAGCTTTGCAGTTGGTGGAATGTTCGCATCATTCTTTGGTGGGTGGCTTGGGGACCGGCTTGGAAG aatcaaAGCCATGTTGGTAGCAAACATTTTCTCAATAGTTGGAGCTCTCTTGATGGGGTTTTCGAAATTGGGACCATCTCACATTCTTATAATTTCAGGAAGAGGCATATCAGGACTTTACTGTG GGCTAATTTCAGGCTTGGTTCCAATGTACATTGGTGAAGTTGCTCCAACCACACTCAGAGGTGCCATCGGTACTCTTCACCAGCTGGCCATTGTCACGGGCATTCTCATTAGTCAG ATTGTTGGTCTTGACTTTATCCTGGGCAATCAGAAGCTGTGGCACATCCTTCTTGGCCTGTCTGCGGTGCCAGCTGTCCTCCAGTCTCTAATGCTCTTCTTCTGTCCAGAAAGCCCCAGATACCTTTACATTAAGTTGGATGAGGAAGTCAAAGCAAGTAAAA GTTTGAAAAGACTCAGAGGAGGTGCTGATGTCACCAAAGACATCAttgagatgagaaaagaaaaggaagaagcatcAAGTGAGCAGAAAGTCTCCATACTTCAGCTCTTCACCAATTCCAGTTACCGACAGCCTATCCTAGTGGCGTTAATGCTACACCTGGCTCAGCAATTTTCTGGAATCAATGGG ATCTTTTACTACTCAACCAGCATTTTTCAGACGGCTGGAATCAGCCAACCTGTTTATGCAACCATTGGAGTTGGTGTCGTCAACACAGTTTTCACTGTTGTCTCT GTATTCCTTGTGGAGAAGGCAGGGCGACGCTCTCTGTTTCTAATCGGAATGAGTGGGATGTTTCTCTGTGCCATCTTCATGTCAGTGGGACTTATGCTACTG aatAAACTGGCTTGGATGAGTTACGTGAGCATGACAGCCATCTTCCTTTTTGTCAGTTTCTTTGAAATTGGGCCAGGCCCCATCCCCTGGTTCATAGTGGCTGAGTTTTTCAGTCAAGGACCACGGCCTGCTGCTTTGGCAATAGCTGCATTCAGCAACTGGACCTGCAATTTCATTGTAGCTCTGTGTTTCCCATACATTGCG GACTTCTGTGGACCTTATGTGTTCTTCCTTTTTGCTGGAGTGGTCCTAGCCTTTACtctgtttacatttttcaaagttcCAGAAACCAAAGGAAAGTCGTTTGAAGAAATTGCGGCAGAATTCCGAAAGAAGAGTGGATCGGCCCAAGCACCAAAAGCTGCTGTCGAAATGGAATTCCTTGGAGCTACAGAGACTGCGTAG